One genomic region from Anabaena sp. PCC 7108 encodes:
- a CDS encoding NAD+ synthase, whose product MKIGIAQFNPIIGDLSGNSKQILDAAENVVSSDVRLLLTPELSLCGYPPRDLLLNPSFVEAMDITLQQLAQDLPANLAVLVGTVVKNTDAHITGGKSLFNSIALLEAGQVKQFFHKRLLPTYDVFDENRYFQSGLEASYFTLDDIKIGVTICEDLWNDEEFWGKRSYAVNPIADLSNLDVDLIVNLSASPYTVGKQKLREAMLQHSAVNFKKSVIYTNQIGGNDDLIFDGRSFAVNQQGKVICRAKGFKPDLLVVEFDQIQRDLKLGSVSPANESEDEEIWQALVLGVQDYVHKCRFSQVILGLSGGVDSALVAAIATAAVGKENVFGVLMPSPYSSQHSISDALALGENLGIKTNILPIGELMQGFDHTLAELFSGTEFGIAEENIQSRIRGSLLMAIANKFGHLLLSTGNKSETAVGYCTLYGDMNGGLAVIADVPKTRVYSLCHWLNSHNQTEIIPQNILTKAPSAELKPGQVDQDSLPAYEILDDILERLIHNHESAAQIVADGHDSVIVNRVLQMVARAEFKRRQAPPGLKITDRAFGTGWRMPIASKISWLSVKNSQLD is encoded by the coding sequence ATGAAAATAGGAATCGCTCAATTTAATCCAATCATTGGTGATTTGTCTGGTAACTCTAAACAAATTCTTGATGCTGCTGAAAATGTAGTGTCTTCAGATGTACGTTTACTGTTGACACCAGAACTTTCTTTGTGTGGCTATCCACCACGAGATTTATTACTAAATCCTAGTTTTGTGGAAGCTATGGATATTACTTTACAACAATTAGCTCAGGATTTACCTGCTAATTTAGCTGTGTTGGTAGGAACTGTTGTTAAAAATACTGACGCGCACATTACTGGTGGAAAAAGTTTATTTAATAGTATTGCTTTATTAGAAGCTGGTCAAGTTAAACAATTTTTTCACAAGCGACTTTTACCAACTTATGATGTTTTTGACGAGAATCGTTATTTTCAATCTGGGTTAGAAGCTAGTTATTTCACTTTAGATGATATCAAGATTGGTGTAACCATTTGTGAAGATTTATGGAATGATGAAGAATTTTGGGGTAAACGTAGTTATGCGGTTAATCCTATTGCTGATTTATCAAATTTAGATGTAGATTTAATTGTGAATTTATCTGCATCACCTTACACTGTCGGTAAGCAAAAGTTACGAGAAGCTATGCTGCAACATAGTGCTGTTAATTTTAAAAAATCAGTAATTTATACTAACCAAATTGGCGGAAATGATGATTTGATTTTTGACGGGCGCAGTTTTGCTGTAAATCAGCAAGGTAAAGTTATCTGCCGTGCTAAGGGTTTTAAACCTGATTTATTAGTAGTTGAATTTGATCAAATACAGCGCGATTTAAAGTTAGGTTCTGTTTCACCTGCTAATGAATCTGAAGATGAGGAAATTTGGCAGGCTTTAGTTTTAGGTGTGCAAGATTATGTTCATAAATGTCGCTTTTCTCAAGTAATCTTAGGTTTAAGTGGTGGGGTTGATTCGGCATTAGTAGCTGCAATTGCAACTGCGGCAGTGGGGAAGGAAAATGTTTTTGGTGTTTTGATGCCTTCTCCTTATAGTTCCCAACATTCTATTAGTGATGCTTTGGCTTTAGGAGAAAATTTGGGGATTAAGACTAATATTTTACCAATTGGGGAATTAATGCAGGGATTTGATCACACTTTGGCTGAATTATTTTCAGGAACTGAGTTTGGTATTGCTGAGGAAAACATTCAATCTCGAATTCGTGGTAGTTTATTGATGGCGATCGCTAATAAGTTCGGTCATCTCCTCTTATCCACTGGTAACAAGTCAGAAACAGCAGTTGGTTACTGCACCCTTTACGGTGATATGAATGGCGGTTTAGCAGTGATTGCAGATGTCCCTAAAACCCGCGTATATTCTCTTTGTCATTGGTTAAATTCTCATAACCAGACAGAAATTATTCCCCAAAATATTCTCACCAAAGCACCAAGTGCGGAACTTAAACCAGGTCAAGTTGACCAAGATTCTCTACCAGCTTATGAAATCTTGGATGATATCTTAGAACGTCTGATTCATAACCACGAATCAGCAGCACAGATAGTTGCAGATGGTCATGACTCAGTAATTGTTAATCGAGTCTTGCAGATGGTAGCGCGGGCTGAATTTAAGCGGCGACAAGCACCTCCTGGACTGAAAATCACCGACCGCGCTTTTGGTACTGGTTGGCGAATGCCTATTGCTAGTAAAATTAGCTGGCTGTCAGTAAAAAATTCTCAATTGGATTAA
- a CDS encoding tetratricopeptide repeat protein, protein MFKPTSCLVTFLLLGYFFTATPLIAQAEVLVAQASNPKLKELLEEGKRLVDAGDYNGAIAQYQEAAKLDPRNAKIHSGIGYLYAQQRNFQLALAAYRRAIAIDSNNSDFYYAVGYIKGNLGDTAGSKEAYRRAIQLNRGNFNAYLGLGVTQTSLGDYESAMWAYEQAINLNRNDPRTYELMGSMFKQRRQTQQASNVLQKAKDLYRRTNDPDGLARVEAMLREIGG, encoded by the coding sequence GTGTTCAAACCAACATCATGTTTAGTAACTTTTCTACTATTGGGATATTTTTTTACTGCTACTCCCTTGATAGCTCAAGCTGAGGTATTAGTAGCACAAGCCAGTAATCCAAAGTTAAAGGAACTGTTAGAAGAAGGGAAGAGGTTAGTAGATGCGGGTGATTATAATGGGGCGATCGCTCAGTATCAGGAAGCTGCAAAATTAGACCCCAGGAATGCCAAGATACATTCTGGGATTGGCTACTTATATGCTCAACAACGGAACTTTCAATTGGCGTTAGCTGCCTATCGTCGAGCGATCGCTATCGACTCCAATAATAGTGATTTTTACTATGCTGTCGGTTATATCAAAGGTAACCTAGGAGACACTGCTGGCTCAAAAGAAGCTTATCGCCGTGCTATCCAGCTCAACCGTGGCAATTTTAATGCCTATTTAGGTTTGGGTGTAACTCAAACCTCTCTGGGAGATTATGAATCAGCTATGTGGGCGTACGAACAAGCAATTAACTTAAACCGTAACGATCCCCGCACTTACGAGTTAATGGGTTCAATGTTCAAACAGCGAAGACAAACCCAACAAGCCAGCAACGTATTACAAAAAGCCAAGGATTTATATCGACGGACTAATGATCCAGATGGATTAGCCAGGGTAGAAGCCATGCTAAGAGAAATCGGCGGTTAA
- a CDS encoding glycosyltransferase family 39 protein, with translation MKLNLAIYKLNKFFSIEKIALIVIALAVVLRIINLGSRELWYDEVLSLLLSTSKNDAYNTPGDTPVLLAEYTSLLRLPIEANLRDFFLTIETLIKSLLGGEPHPPLFFLSQHFWLRLFGNSEASVRSLNTLFSIAAMGGAYGLGKLFLGHRGGLFFAALLGMSPFYLFHSLNMRMYAPLVLWVILSTWALLYLIEQEKLQITQNFRSQLLWNGLLIISISAGLMTFYLYAYWLIVLGVLVLYLDRTNWFKHGLRLGTGVLLTMPWFLWGTIKQLRNADLNRFGKAKSALPPLLRHLQDFTNTLGTDILIGDWATSLDPIVITLSGCLVILLFIGFSIHLWKQHEQKNLGTVLILGILPILLALMVDIATKKFTLGFGFGRTMIIILPGCLLLITLWVEKAVAKQWQTPIAVGLLLVYLTISVGDFSLRTRSVFRSVSELISQDWNQPTLIAMNSKAWGHVMRVAYYIPTSYPVMLLSQKPSGLAISLEKVLKEEPAKYSRILWLDSGNPLWSKLKTATEVESEQKKIQTVLLSQFQLKETQNLSGTMTLDKFTAKLYTQSLN, from the coding sequence ATGAAACTAAACTTAGCAATTTATAAACTTAATAAGTTTTTTTCCATAGAGAAAATAGCATTGATTGTCATTGCTTTAGCAGTTGTACTCAGAATTATCAATCTAGGAAGTAGAGAACTTTGGTACGACGAGGTTTTATCATTATTACTTTCTACGAGTAAAAATGATGCTTATAATACTCCTGGAGATACACCAGTGTTATTAGCAGAATATACATCCTTATTGCGTTTACCAATTGAAGCAAATCTACGCGACTTTTTCCTAACCATAGAGACTTTAATTAAGAGTTTATTAGGTGGAGAACCTCATCCACCATTATTCTTTTTAAGTCAACATTTTTGGTTGCGTCTTTTTGGCAATAGTGAAGCATCTGTGCGAAGTTTAAACACATTATTTAGCATTGCTGCTATGGGTGGGGCTTATGGTTTAGGAAAGCTTTTTTTAGGACATCGTGGAGGACTATTTTTTGCAGCACTGCTAGGAATGAGTCCATTTTATTTATTCCATTCTCTCAATATGCGGATGTATGCGCCCTTAGTCTTATGGGTCATCTTAAGTACATGGGCGCTGCTATATTTAATTGAACAAGAAAAATTGCAAATTACCCAAAACTTTCGCAGTCAATTGCTATGGAATGGACTTTTAATTATCTCCATTAGTGCGGGTCTGATGACTTTTTATTTATATGCCTATTGGCTGATAGTTTTAGGAGTATTGGTACTTTATTTAGATAGAACAAATTGGTTTAAACATGGCTTACGCTTAGGTACTGGAGTTTTATTAACAATGCCCTGGTTTTTATGGGGTACAATTAAACAACTCCGCAATGCCGACTTAAATCGTTTTGGTAAAGCTAAATCTGCATTACCTCCTTTATTAAGACATTTACAAGATTTTACTAACACTTTAGGTACTGACATACTTATAGGAGACTGGGCAACTAGTTTAGATCCAATAGTCATTACTTTATCTGGTTGTTTAGTAATTTTGCTATTTATAGGGTTTAGTATTCATCTGTGGAAACAACATGAACAGAAAAATTTAGGTACAGTTTTAATATTAGGAATTTTGCCGATATTACTAGCCTTAATGGTAGACATTGCCACTAAAAAATTTACCTTAGGATTTGGCTTTGGCAGAACAATGATCATTATTCTTCCTGGTTGTTTATTATTAATAACTTTGTGGGTAGAAAAAGCAGTTGCAAAACAATGGCAAACTCCTATAGCAGTTGGTTTATTGCTGGTGTATTTGACTATTAGCGTTGGTGATTTTAGTCTGCGGACACGCTCAGTTTTTCGCTCGGTTTCTGAATTAATTTCCCAAGACTGGAATCAGCCAACTTTAATTGCTATGAACTCCAAAGCTTGGGGTCATGTTATGCGTGTGGCTTATTATATTCCCACTTCTTACCCGGTGATGCTTCTATCTCAAAAGCCATCAGGACTAGCAATTTCTTTAGAAAAAGTTTTGAAGGAAGAACCAGCTAAATATTCTCGTATTTTGTGGTTAGATAGTGGCAATCCTTTATGGTCTAAATTGAAAACAGCAACGGAAGTAGAAAGCGAACAAAAAAAGATTCAAACAGTTTTGTTATCCCAGTTTCAGTTAAAGGAAACCCAAAATCTATCAGGGACAATGACTCTGGATAAATTTACTGCCAAGCTTTACACACAGTCTCTGAATTAA
- the cofH gene encoding 7,8-didemethyl-8-hydroxy-5-deazariboflavin synthase subunit CofH, which translates to MANITFDAILDRALLGYNISPHEGAMLLKQTEPKAVSAIQATADKLRYTQVGNTVTYVINRNINFTNICEQHCSFCAFRRDDGDTDAYWLNWAQILEKSTDAVRRGATEICMQGGLHPQAQINGKSLPYYLKLVETIKGEFPHLHLHAFSPQEVQFIARLDGISYTEVITSLRDAGVGSMPGTAAEVLDDEVRRVLCPEKIDTATWLEIVGIAHKLGVNTTSTMLSGHIETPEQQIGHLEKLRSLQQNAIEQEYPARITEFIVLPFVGQEAPKSLRRRVGRDQPVLADALLLTAVARIYLGNCIPNHQPSWVKLGLAGATAALNWGCNDIGGTLMEEHITTMAGAVGGTCMEVETLQSAIASLKRPYQQRDTLYRKIGARDNK; encoded by the coding sequence GTGGCTAATATAACTTTCGATGCAATTCTTGACCGTGCTTTATTAGGGTATAATATATCACCACATGAAGGTGCTATGTTGTTGAAACAGACTGAGCCAAAAGCTGTAAGTGCTATTCAGGCTACAGCTGATAAACTCCGTTACACTCAAGTAGGTAATACAGTCACTTACGTAATTAACCGTAATATTAACTTTACGAATATCTGTGAGCAACATTGTAGTTTTTGTGCGTTCCGTAGGGATGATGGCGATACTGATGCTTATTGGTTAAATTGGGCGCAAATCTTGGAAAAATCCACAGATGCGGTGCGTCGGGGAGCAACAGAAATCTGTATGCAAGGGGGATTACACCCACAAGCGCAAATTAACGGTAAATCGTTGCCTTATTATCTGAAGTTAGTAGAAACCATTAAGGGGGAGTTCCCTCATCTGCATTTACACGCATTTTCTCCCCAAGAAGTCCAGTTTATCGCTAGATTAGATGGAATTTCCTATACTGAGGTGATCACATCTTTACGGGATGCTGGTGTAGGTTCCATGCCAGGAACAGCCGCTGAGGTGTTAGATGATGAAGTCAGAAGAGTGCTATGTCCAGAAAAAATTGATACGGCTACTTGGCTAGAAATAGTTGGTATAGCGCATAAATTAGGTGTAAATACCACTAGTACCATGTTATCTGGGCATATTGAAACCCCAGAACAGCAAATTGGACATTTAGAAAAATTGCGATCGCTCCAACAAAATGCTATTGAGCAAGAATACCCAGCTAGAATTACAGAATTTATTGTCTTACCATTCGTTGGACAAGAAGCGCCCAAATCCTTACGTCGTCGTGTGGGAAGAGATCAACCAGTGTTAGCTGATGCACTGTTATTAACTGCTGTAGCGCGAATTTATTTAGGAAATTGTATACCTAACCATCAACCGAGTTGGGTCAAATTGGGTTTAGCTGGTGCGACAGCAGCTTTAAATTGGGGTTGTAACGATATCGGTGGCACATTGATGGAAGAACACATTACCACAATGGCAGGGGCTGTGGGTGGTACTTGTATGGAGGTGGAAACCTTGCAAAGTGCGATAGCATCCCTAAAACGACCTTACCAACAGCGGGACACCTTATATCGGAAAATAGGAGCTAGGGATAACAAATAA
- the psb27 gene encoding photosystem II protein Psb27, which yields MKRYWSRLLALVLVVTIGLIGCSGSPDSLTGDYRQDTLSLVNTMRQALDLSQDSPNKAEIQAEARQKINDFSARYQRANSVSTLSSFTTIRTALNALAGHYSSYPNRPVPEKLKSRLEKELNLVETALKRGG from the coding sequence ATGAAGCGTTATTGGTCGCGTCTGCTTGCACTAGTTCTAGTTGTAACCATTGGTTTAATAGGCTGTTCTGGTAGCCCAGATAGTTTGACTGGGGATTATCGTCAAGACACATTGTCTCTAGTCAATACAATGAGACAAGCTCTAGATTTATCACAAGATTCCCCAAATAAAGCCGAAATTCAAGCTGAAGCACGTCAAAAAATTAATGACTTTTCGGCTCGTTATCAACGTGCTAATTCTGTTTCTACTCTTAGCTCATTTACAACCATACGAACAGCCCTTAACGCCTTAGCTGGTCACTATAGTTCCTACCCAAATCGTCCCGTCCCTGAAAAACTGAAAAGTCGTCTAGAGAAGGAGTTAAACCTCGTGGAAACAGCACTGAAGCGTGGTGGCTAA
- a CDS encoding family 10 glycosylhydrolase, which produces MFNFTLKVTKPRLFWRSLFAVLFSSSFLLPNIGNQTARAQVILQSCQLSPKTVKEKENLRLSALKGNRDSQNRYQKLLKQHAQELQNCRSRNWPQTQAIWLRLYPCDTQPGAIDQIMDRIVSRGYNQVYLEAFYDGQVLLPAAANPTVWPAVVRTPGTEKTDLLAAGIKKGQERGLKVYAWMFTVNFGYTYGQIPSRQDAIARNGKGQNSLAVVDNGSQVFIDPYNNQAKNDYYQMVQEIIRRRPDGMLFDYVRYPRQAGINSIATKVSDLWLFTPATQEAFFRRALNSKGLELMRRFLTKGYVTAGDINQVDKLYPQEDEPLWEGRNPSIAQKSLLSATDRQPGLQVELWQLAVAHAMQGILDFVALASSPAQQQRIPSGVVFFPDGNQAVGKGYDSRLQPWDRFSPSSEWHPMAYANCGNANASCIAEQVQRVLSMAQPGTQIIPALAGKWGESISNRPPLEAQMAALRQFSPQIKGVSHFAYSWQYPEHDGDRKFCRNK; this is translated from the coding sequence ATGTTTAACTTTACCTTAAAAGTTACAAAACCAAGATTATTTTGGCGAAGTCTGTTCGCTGTCCTTTTTAGTAGTAGTTTTTTGCTTCCTAATATTGGGAACCAAACAGCTAGGGCGCAAGTAATTCTACAATCTTGTCAGCTATCACCAAAAACCGTCAAAGAAAAAGAAAATCTCCGTTTATCAGCACTTAAAGGTAATAGAGATAGCCAGAATCGCTACCAAAAATTACTAAAACAACACGCACAAGAATTACAGAATTGTCGCAGTCGAAATTGGCCTCAAACCCAAGCTATCTGGTTGCGGTTGTATCCATGCGATACTCAACCGGGTGCAATTGATCAGATTATGGATCGGATTGTTAGCCGTGGCTATAACCAAGTTTATTTAGAAGCATTTTATGACGGCCAGGTATTATTGCCAGCAGCAGCTAATCCCACAGTTTGGCCGGCTGTAGTTCGCACACCGGGAACAGAAAAGACTGATTTACTAGCCGCAGGAATTAAAAAAGGTCAAGAACGGGGTTTGAAAGTTTATGCTTGGATGTTTACCGTCAATTTTGGCTATACTTACGGACAGATACCCAGCAGACAAGATGCGATCGCTCGTAATGGTAAAGGACAAAACAGTTTAGCAGTTGTAGATAACGGCTCTCAAGTATTTATTGATCCTTATAACAACCAAGCCAAAAACGACTATTACCAAATGGTACAAGAGATAATACGTCGCCGTCCTGATGGTATGCTCTTTGACTATGTACGCTATCCTCGACAAGCTGGAATTAACTCTATTGCTACTAAAGTTTCAGATTTGTGGTTATTTACGCCCGCAACCCAAGAAGCCTTTTTCCGTAGGGCTTTAAACTCCAAAGGATTGGAATTAATGCGGCGGTTTTTAACTAAGGGATATGTCACCGCAGGAGATATAAATCAAGTTGATAAACTTTATCCCCAAGAAGATGAACCTCTTTGGGAAGGACGCAATCCCTCAATCGCTCAAAAGTCCCTCTTATCAGCCACCGACAGACAACCAGGTTTACAAGTAGAATTATGGCAGTTGGCGGTAGCCCATGCTATGCAAGGTATTCTAGATTTTGTTGCTTTAGCTAGTTCCCCAGCACAGCAGCAACGCATTCCCAGCGGAGTAGTGTTTTTTCCAGATGGTAATCAAGCTGTGGGAAAAGGGTATGATTCCCGTTTGCAACCTTGGGATCGTTTTTCTCCTTCCTCAGAATGGCATCCTATGGCTTATGCAAATTGTGGTAATGCAAATGCTAGTTGTATTGCAGAGCAAGTGCAACGGGTTTTGAGTATGGCACAACCAGGTACACAGATAATTCCAGCTTTAGCTGGTAAATGGGGAGAATCAATTAGTAATCGTCCACCCCTGGAAGCACAGATGGCAGCTTTACGCCAATTTTCTCCTCAAATCAAGGGAGTCAGCCATTTTGCATATTCTTGGCAATATCCTGAACATGATGGCGATCGCAAATTTTGCCGTAACAAATAA
- a CDS encoding sensor domain-containing diguanylate cyclase, with protein sequence MTTTNIPTPLSCPILFEAEGNATQQYLQAMERLLLVVQDLSLARSLQRIMEIVRVAARELTKSDGASFVLRDNGCCYYADEDAIAPLWKGQRFPMNICIGGWAMFNRQPAIIEDVSVDERVPHVAYKPTFIKSMVMVPIRTQEPIGAIGTYWATLHQPTLQEVKVLQALADVTSVAMENVEVYSELEQRVKDRTIALEQEIEERKAAEAQVRHLSLTDELTGLYNRRGFFVVAEQQLKLAQRTQIPTCLMFIDLDGLKQINDQLGHEFGDAAIVASANLINQTFRSSDTLGRLGGDEFVVLMQSNDPSVEVTIGRLQSSIDEYNLSGNKPFNVSMSIGFVSYDPSQPVSLDDLITLADELMYQQKRAKKKQ encoded by the coding sequence ATGACAACAACCAATATTCCCACACCATTGTCTTGTCCAATATTGTTTGAAGCAGAAGGTAATGCAACTCAGCAATACTTACAAGCAATGGAACGTTTATTATTAGTAGTTCAAGACCTTTCTCTGGCTCGTAGTTTACAAAGGATTATGGAAATTGTGCGGGTAGCGGCACGAGAATTGACGAAATCGGATGGAGCCAGCTTCGTACTTCGGGACAACGGTTGCTGTTACTATGCTGACGAGGATGCTATTGCTCCACTCTGGAAAGGTCAGCGATTTCCGATGAATATTTGTATTGGCGGCTGGGCAATGTTTAACCGTCAACCTGCGATTATTGAAGATGTAAGTGTTGATGAACGTGTTCCTCATGTCGCTTATAAACCGACATTTATAAAAAGTATGGTTATGGTTCCTATCCGCACTCAAGAACCAATCGGAGCTATTGGGACTTATTGGGCAACTCTCCATCAGCCTACCTTACAAGAAGTAAAAGTGTTGCAAGCATTGGCAGATGTAACATCAGTTGCAATGGAGAATGTAGAAGTTTATTCAGAATTAGAACAGCGAGTAAAAGACCGGACTATTGCTCTAGAACAAGAAATTGAAGAACGGAAAGCAGCTGAAGCACAAGTGCGTCATCTTTCTCTAACTGATGAGTTGACAGGTTTATACAATCGACGAGGATTTTTTGTAGTCGCAGAACAACAATTAAAATTAGCCCAACGCACTCAAATTCCTACCTGTTTAATGTTTATTGATTTAGATGGACTCAAGCAAATTAATGATCAATTAGGACATGAATTTGGTGATGCTGCTATTGTGGCATCTGCCAACTTAATCAACCAAACTTTTCGCAGTTCTGATACTTTGGGGAGATTGGGAGGTGATGAATTTGTGGTATTAATGCAAAGTAACGACCCCAGTGTAGAGGTAACGATTGGGCGACTACAATCTTCTATTGATGAGTATAATCTGTCTGGGAATAAGCCGTTTAATGTGTCAATGAGTATAGGGTTTGTGAGTTATGACCCTAGCCAACCAGTTTCGTTAGATGATCTAATTACTTTGGCAGATGAATTGATGTACCAACAAAAACGTGCTAAGAAAAAGCAATGA